AACAATCCACATTCAAGAATTATCTTGTGTGGCACGTGATACAAAATTAGGCTCTGAAGAAATCACAGCGGATATTCCAAACGTAGGTGAATCTGCATTAAGTAAATTGGATGAATCAGGTATCGTTTATGTGGGTGCTGAAGTGAAAGGTGGTGACATCTTAGTCGGTAAAGTAACCCCTAAAGGCGAAACGCAATTAACACCAGAAGAAAAATTGTTACGTGCAATCTTTGGTGAAAAAGCATCTGATGTGAAAGACTCTTCATTACGTGTACCAAATAGCGTAAGCGGTACTGTAATTGACGTTCAAGTCTTCACCCGTGATGGCGTAGAAAAAGACAAACGTGCATTAGAAATTGAAGAAATGCAGTTAAAACAAGCTAAGAAAGACCTTTCTGATGAATTAGAAATCTTAGAAGCTGGCTTGTTTGCTCGTGTGCGTAATGTCCTTATCGCTGGCGGTATTGATGCGGCTCAATTAGATAAAATGGATCGCACAAAATGGTTAGAACAAACCATTTCAGATGAAGAAAAACAAAACCAATTAGAGCAGCTTGCTGAGCAATATGAAGAATTACGTAAAGAGTTTGAACACAAACTTGAAGTAAAACGTAAGAAAATCATTAAAGGCGATGACCTAGCACCAGGCGTGTTAAAAGTGGTTAAAGTTTACCTAGCGGTGAAACGTCACATCCAACCGGGTGATAAAATGGCGGGTCGTCACGGTAACAAAGGTGTTATCTCAAAAATCAACCCTGTGGAAGATATGCCATACGATGAAAACGGTCAACCGGTTGAAATCGTATTGAACCCACTGGGTGTACCATCTCGTATGAACATCGGTCAGATCTTAGAGACCCACTTAGGCTTAGCAGCGAAAGGTATTGGTGATCAAATCAATGCGATGATCAAACAAAAACAAGATGTTGAGAAACTTCGTGGCTATATGCAAAAAGCATACGATTTAGGTCATGGCGCACAAAAAGTGGATTTAAGCACCTTTAGTGATGACGAAATCATGCGTTTAGCAGAAAACCTACGTAAAGGTTTACCGGTAGCTACACCAGTGTTTGATGGTGCTGATGAGCAAGAAATCAAAGAAATGTTGAAACTTGGTGGCTTACCAACTTCAGGTCAGATCACATTATACGATGGCCGTACAGGTGAGAAATTCGAGCGTCCAGTAACTGTAGGTTATATGTACATGCTCAAATTGAACCACTTAGTTGATGACAAAATGCATGCTCGTTCAACTGATTCTTATAGTCTTGTTACTCAACAACCACTTGGTGGTAAAGCACAATTCGGTGGTCAACGTTTCGGTGAGATGGAGGTATGGGCACTTGAAGCATACGGTGCGGCTTATACCTTACAAGAAATGTTAACTGTGAAATCCGATGACGTGAACGGCCGTACGAAGATGTATAAAAACATCGTCGGTGGCAACCAACAAATGGATCCGGGTACACCGGAATCTTTCAACGTAATTATGAAAGAAATCCGTTCACTTGGTTTGAATATCGAGCTAGACGAAGAGTAATCGACAAACCGGTCTTCCCCTGTACACAGGGGAAGCAAAAGGAAGAAATCGCCGAAGTGCGGTTAAAAAACAAAATATTTTTGACCGCACTTTGAAACCCTTAACTCCGACAGGAGACTATTTGTGAAAGACTTAGTTAAGTTTTTAAAAGCACAATCAAAAACCAGTGAAGATTTTGATGTGATTAAAATTGGGTTAGCTTCTCCAGACATGATCCGTTCTTGGTCATTTGGTGAAGTTAAAAAACCTGAAACAATCAACTATCGTACGTTCAAACCTGAGCGTGACGGTCTTTTCTGTGCACGTATTTTCGGGCCAGTAAAAGATTACGAATGTTTATGCGGTAAATATAAACGCTTAAAACACCGTGGTGTGATTTGTGAAAAATGTGGTGTTGAAGTAACACAAACTAAAGTGCGTCGTGAACGTATGGGCCACATTGAATTGGCTTGTCCAGTTGCACATATTTGGTTCTTAAAATCACTTCCGTCCCGTATCGGTTTATTACTTGATATGCCGTTACGTGATATTGAACGTGTGCTTTATTTTGAAATGTACATCGTGACTGAACCGGGTATGACCGATTTGGAACGTGGACAGTTATTAACTGAAGAACAATTCCTTGATGCAGAAGACCGCTGGCAAGATGAATTCGAAGCGAAAATGGGTGCTGAAGCAATTCAAGATTTACTTAAAGGTATTGATCTTGAAGTGGAATGTGAAAAATTACGTGAAGAGTTACAAGAAACTAACTCTGAAACAAAACGTAAGAAAATCACTAAACGCTTAAAATTATTAGAAGCTTTCCAACAATCTGGTAACAAACCAGAGTGGATGGTGATGACTGTATTACCTGTACTTCCACCAGATTTACGTCCGTTAGTACCATTAGATGGTGGTCGTTTTGCAACTTCTGACTTGAACGATTTATATCGTCGTGTAATCAACCGTAACAACCGTTTAAAACGTTTATTGGATTTAATCGCGCCAGATATTATCGTGCGTAACGAAAAACGTATGTTACAAGAATCTGTTGATGCGTTATTAGATAATGGTCGTCGTGGTCGTGCGATTACGGGTTCTAACCGTCGTCCATTGAAATCACTTGCGGATATGATCAAGGGTAAACAAGGTCGTTTCCGTCAAAACTTATTAGGTAAACGTGTTGACTATTCAGGCCGTTCTGTAATCACTGTAGGTCCATACTTGCACTTACACCAATGTGGTTTACCGAAGAAAATGGCATTGGAATTATTCCGTCCGTTTATCTACGCAAAATTAGAAAGCCGTGGTTATGCAACTACAATCAAAGCAGCTAAGAAAATGGTTGAGCGTGAAGACGCGATTGTTTGGGATATCTTGGCAGAAGTTATTCGTGAGCACCCAATTCTATTGAACCGTGCACCGACACTTCACCGTTTAGGTATCCAAGCGTTTGAACCACTTCTAATCGAAGGTAAAGCAATCCAGTTACACCCACTTGTTTGTGCGGCGTTCAACGCGGACTTCGATGGTGACCAAATGGCGGTTCACGTACCATTAACACTTGAAGCGCAGTTAGAAGCGCGTGCGTTAATGATGTCAACCAACAACGTACTTTCACCAGCAAACGGTGATCCTATTATCGTTCCATCACAAGACGTGGTGTTGGGTCTTTACTATATGACCCGTGAAAAAGTGAACGGTAAAGGTGAAGGCATGTTATTGCAAGATCCGCGCGAAGCTGAAAAAGCCTATCGCACAGGTGAAGCAGAGTTACATTCTCGCGTTAAAGTACGTATTACTGAATATGTGAAAAATGAAGCTGGCGAATTCGAAGAGAAAAACACATTAACCGATACCACTATCGGTCGTGCAATCTTATGGATGATCGCGCCAAAAGGTATGCCTTATTCATTGTTTAACCAAACATTAGGTAAAAAAGCAATTTCTAAACTTATCAACGAAGCTTATCGTCGTTTAGGTTTGAAAGAAGCGGTAATGTTTGCTGACCATATTATGTATACCGGTTTTGCTTATGCGGCTCGTTCAGGTTCTTCTGTGGGTATCGACGATATGGTTATCCCAGAGAAAAAATATGAAATTATTTCTGCAGCGGAAGCTGAAGTGGCAGAAATTCAAGAACAGTTCCAATCTGGTCTTGTAACAGCTGGTGAGCGTTATAACAAAGTCATCGATATTTGGGCTGCAGCAAATGAGCGTGTAGCGAAAGCAATGATGGAAAACTTATCTCAGGAAGAAGTTATCAACCGTGAAGGTAATCCTGAGAAACAAGCTTCTTTCAACAGTATCTTTATGATGGCTGACTCTGGTGCTCGTGGTTCTGCAGCTCAGATTCGTCAGTTAGCAGGTATGCGTGGTTTGATGGCACGTCCAGATGGTTCGATCATCGAAACTCCAATTACAGCTAACTTCCGTGAAGGTTTAAACGTACTTCAATACTTTATTTCAACCCACGGTGCGCGTAAAGGTTTGGCGGATACCGCATTAAAAACAGCAAACTCTGGTTACTTAACTCGTCGTTTAGTTGACGTAGCACAAGACTTAGTGATCGTTGAAGATGACTGTGGTACGCACGAAGGCTTAGTCATGACCCCATTAATCGAAGGTGGTGATGAGAAAGTTCCACTTCGCGAATTAGTGTTAGGTCGTGTTGTGGCTGAAGATGTGTATAAACCAGGTACAGAAGAAGTATTAATTGCACGTAACACTTTATTAGATGAAAAACTTTGTGATGTGTTAGATGCAAACTCAGTGGACAGCGTAAAAGTACGTTCTGTTGTAACTTGTGATACTGACTTCGGCGTATGTGCGAAATGTTACGGTCGTGACTTAGCACGTGGTCACCTCATCAACCAAGGTGAAGCAGTTGGTGTTATCGCTGCTCAATCTATCGGTGAGCCAGGTACACAGTTAACCATGCGTACGTTCCACATCGGTGGTGCAGCTTCTGCAGCAGCGAAAGAATCTAGCGTACAAATCAAAAACAACGGTACTTTACACCTTGCTAACGCGAAATTCGTTGTTAATGATGAAGGTAAATTAGTTTTAACTTCTCGTAATACTGAATTAACGGTGACTGATGAATTTGGTCGTACGAAAGAACACTATAAAGTGCCTTACGGTACTGTATTGAACAAAGCTGACGGTCAAGAAGTGTCTGCTGGTGAAACTGTGGCAAATTGGGATCCACATACTATGCCAGTAGTCTCTGAAGTATCTGGTTTTGTGAAATTCGTTGATATCGTGGATGGTTTAACTGTAACTCGTCAAACGGATGAATTAACCGGTCTTTCTTCTATCGTGGTACAAGACGTGGGTGAACGTGCAACAGCAGGTAAAGATTTACGTCCAACTATTAAATTAGTTGATGCAAAAGGTAACGATATCTTCTTACCTGAAACTGACGTTATTGCACAATACTTCTTACCAGGTAAAGCAATCGTAAGTTTAGATGACGGTGCGGAAGTGAAAGTGGGTGAACCACTTGCACGTATTCCACAAGAATCTGTGGGTACTAAAGATATTACCGGTGGTCTTCCACGCGTTGCTGATTTATTCGAAGCTCGTAAACCGAAAGAGCCTGCAATCTTGGCTGAAATTTCAGGTATCGTGTCCTTCGGTAAAGAAACCAAAGGTAAACGTCGCTTGTTAATCACCCCAACTGAAGGTGAAATCTACGAAGAAATGATTCCAAAATGGCGTCAGCTCAACGTATTTGAAGGTGAGATGGTAGAACGTGGTGACGTGATTTCTGATGGTGCAGAGACTCCACACGATATCTTACGTTTACGTGGTGTTCGTGCTGTAACTGAATACATCGTGAACGAAGTGCAAGAAGTTTACCGCTTACAAGGGGTAAAAATTAACGATAAGCATATCGAAGTTATCGTACGTCAAATGTTACGTAAAGCAGTTATCACCAAAGCTTATGACAGCGAATTCCTTGAAGGGGAACAAGTTGAAGTGGCTCGCGTGAAAATTGTTAACCGTAAACGTGAAGCGGAGGGTAAACCACCAGTTGAGTTCGAACGTGAATTACTTGGTATTACCAAAGCGTCATTGGCGACAGAATCCTTCATTTCTGCAGCATCGTTCCAAGAAACCACTCGCGTGCTTACTGAAGCAGCGGTGGCGGGTAAACGTGATGAATTACGCGGCTTGAAAGAGAACGTAATCGTAGGTCGTTTAATCCCAGCTGGTACTGGTTTTGCGTATCACCAAGGTCGTCACAAGAAACGTATTGTAGACGATGTTGTAATTAAATTGTCTGAAGACGATGAAGCAGCAATTGCTGATGAATTCGTGATGACAGCAGATGATGCAACAACTAACTTAGCAGAAATGCTTAATATGGCAGATGATGCAGAGTAATCGCTAATCGATAAAAGAAAACCCGAGTTTAGGCTCGGGTTTTTTATTATCTTAATACAGAAAGGCGGTCAGTTTTTGATGCGTTTTTCGTTTGGAAAAGTATCGTAAAAATGACCGCACTTTCTTTTCATCAATAAAAAAGCCACCTTATCGGTGGCTTTGAAATATTTTGCTTAAGCTGAGATTACCAACCTTTTACAACACCATCTTTAAAGTGTTTTTTCGCTTCTTGGTAAACTTCTTCAGTTTGGTATGCTTTCACGAAATCTTGGATCGCTTTGCTGTCTTTGTTATCAGTACGCGCAACGATGATGTTTACGTATGGAGAATCTTTATCTTCTACGAATACGCCATTATCTTGTGCATTTAAGCCAACTTGACCCGCATAAGTGTTATTTACAACAGCAAGATCAACATCATCTAATGCACGAGCTGCAACAGAGGTATCTACTTCAGAAATTTTTAAGTTTTTCGGATTTTCAACGATATCTGCGACAGTTGAAAGAAGATCGTTAGAATTTTTAAGTTTGATTAAACCTTGTTTTTCAAGAAGGATTAATGCACGACCACGGTTTGATGGGTCATTTGGCACAACAACTTTCGCGCCATCTTTTAATTCATTTACATTTTTGATGGTTTTAGAATAGCCAGCAAGAGGGTAAACAAAGGTGTTACCAACGATCACTAAATTGTTTAAGTTTTTCGCTTTTACATCTTCATCTAAGTAAGGTTTATGTTGCATTGCGTTAGCATCTAAATCACCTTTAGATACAGCAGTATTTGGTAATGCGTAGTCATTGAATAAAACAAATTCAACATTTAAGTTGTATTTGTCTTTTGCCACTTTTGCAGCGGTTTCGGCTACTTGGTGCTCAGGACCTGCCATTACACCAACTTTGATTGATGTTGCTGCAGGCGCAGTTGACGCTGCATCTGCTTTTTTCTCTTCTTTACAACCTGTTAATACTAATGCTGACGCGATAGCGGTGATAGCAAATAAGTTTTTTAATTTCATGTTTTTTCCTTGTTGTGAATAAAATGATATAGAAAATAATTAACGGTGATCCACTCGTTTTGCGAGTGTGTCGCCTAATTTTTGACTGAGCATCACGATAATCACGATAACAATCGTTGCTGCCCAAGTTACTGATGGCATATTACGATAGACACCATAGTTAATGGCGAGACTTCCTAAGCCGCCACCGCCTTGCGTTCCCGCCATTGCGGTATAGCCAATTAATGTCACGAAAGTGAGCGTAATAGCATTAATGAGCGTAGGTAGGGATTCAGGCAAATAGAATTTACGAATAATTTGCCAATTGGTTGCACCCATGGCTTTTGCTGTTTCAGTCAAACCGGTTGGAATCTCAAAAAGCGCATTACTCGTAAGACGTGCAAAAAATGGCGTTGCGGCTGCACTTAATGAGACAATCGCTGCATTAGAACCAATACTACCGCCAGGAAGTAACCAACTGGTAAGCGGAATTAAAGCGAGTAATAAAATAATATAAGGAATTGAACGTCCGATATTAATAATGACGTTTAAAAACGCATTGAGCTTTTTGTTTTCTAAAATCGCCCCTTTATTGGTTAAAAAGGTTAAAAAACCCAGTGGTAAGCCTAATAAAGCGGCAATTAATGTCGATAATACTGACATATAAATTGTTTCAACGGTCGATACCGTTAATAAACTCGCAAAATTATCGGGGAATTGTTGGCTAAATGTTGCCCATAAATCATTGAACATAGCCTAGCACCTCTACTCGAACGTTATTTTCCATTAAATAAACTTTGGCTTGCGTAATCGCATCTTCATCACCTTCAACCTCCGCAATGGTAAAGCCAAATTTTACCCCACCGGCATAATCAATTTGTGATGTTAAGATACTGAGTTCCACGCCAAATTTTTTCGATGCTTGAGAAAGTAATGGCGCATCGACGGAACGACCAGTAAATTCAAATTTGATGATCGGATACGATTTGGCATGTTTTGGTGTATCAGATAAATTTTCTAAATATTCTTCCGGCAACGTAATGTGGAAAGTCGAACTGATAAATTCTTGGGCCAATTCTGTTTTCGGATTAGAGAAAATTTCGCTAACCGTGCCTTGTTCAATCAGACGACCTTTATCAATCACGGCAACTTGATCGCAGATGCGTTTAACCACTTCCATTTCATGGGTAATAAGAAGAATGGTGATACCTAAAGTGCGGTTGATTTCTTTTAATAATTTTAGAATGGATTGGGTTGTTGCCGGATCTAATGCGCTAGTCGCTTCATCACAAAGTAAGACTTTTGGATCGCTTGCAAGTGCACGAGCAATCGCTACTCGTTGTTTTTGACCACCAGAGAGATTAGCAGGATACACATTATGTTTATCACTTAATCCAACAAGTGCTAAAAGTGCGGTCGTTTTTTCTTGAATTTCTGCTTTCGATTTATTTTCTAATTCAAGTGGCAATGCCACGTTTTCAAAAACGGTTCGAGAGGTCAATAAATTAAAATGTTGGAAAATCATACCGATTTGGCGGCGTGTTTTCACTAATTCAGCGTCAGAAAGTTGAGTTAGATCCACATCATCGATGATCACTGCACCGTGAGTCGGTCTTTCTAATAAGTTTACACAACGGATAAGCGTACTTTTACCTGCACCAGAGGCACCAATGACACCGCAAATCTGTCCCTTAGGCACATGTAATGAAACATTATCAAGTGCGGTCAGTTTTTTATCTGGAAGTGTAAAAATCTTCGTAATGTTATTTAGCTTAATCATATAAGCCCTTGTTCTCAGTTAATATTTGAATTTCATTTGTATTCTAGACGTCTAGAATGCTGTGTCAATATCTTCAGGGATCTTTTTTAAACATATCAGTTATGACTTATTATTGCTTATATTAAGGATAAAAGGGATAATTTTGCCTTAAGAAAAAGATAAATGAGAAAATATATGAAGAAAGCTGTTTTTTTAGATCGTGATGGCACTTTAAATATCGACCATGGTTATGTCCATAAAATTGATGATTTTCAATTTATTGAAGGCAGTATTGATGCATTAAAAGAATTGAAGGAAATGGGATACCTTTTAGTTTTAGTAACCAATCAATCAGGCATCGCACGTGGATATTTTTCAGAAGATCAGTTTTTGCAACTGACAGAATGGATGGATTGGTCATTAGCTGATCGTGGTGTGGATTTAGATGGCATCTACTATTGTCCTCATCATCCAGAAGGGAAGGGCGAATATAAAGAAGACTGTGCATGCAGAAAACCAAAATCAGGCATGTTATTAGAGGCGATTAAAGCGCTGAAAATCGATCCTGCACAATCTATTATGGTTGGCGATAAGATTGAAGATCTTAAAGCAGGCATGGGCGCAAAAGTAAAAACAAATATTTTAGTGCGAACAGGCAAACCTATTACAGAAGAGGGAGAGAACCTTGCTGATTATGTTTTGGATTCCATTGCAGATTTGCCAAGAATAGCAAAACGATTAATTAAGTAACAAAAATGATCTATTTTTTGTTCGAATAGGCGAAAAGATCTTCAACTAAGAAAAAATTTACATTTTTTTACAAAAAGATCTTGCAAAGGTGTCTGAAATGCCTATAATACGCCCCACACAACGACGCGCTGTTGTGACTCTTAAGAAAAACCGGTGCGTCGTTCTTTTTTGCTCTTTAACAATATATCAGACAATCTGTGTGGGCACTTGTTGATTGACTTGTTTTAAAAATATTTTTTAATTTTGAAGTCTTAATAGGTGCTAACTAGAAATTCATAATACTTTTTTAAGTAGTGACATTTTATGTCAGCAGTATTGAGCGATTGAACTTGAATTGAAGAGTTTGATCATGGCTCAGATTGAACGCTGGCGGCAGGCTTAACACATGCAAGTCGAACGGTAACATAAAGAAGCTTGCTTCTTTGATGACGAGTGGCGGACGGGTGAGTAATGCTTGGGAATCTAGCTTATGGAGGGGGATAACTACGGGAAACTGTAGCTAATACCGCGTAGTATCGAGAGATGAAAGTGTGGGACCTTCGGGCCACATGCCATAGGATGAGCCCAAGTGGGATTAGGTAGTTGGTGAGGTAAAGGCTCACCAAGCCGACGATCTCTAGCTGGTCTGAGAGGATGACCAGCCACACTGGGACTGAGACACGGCCCAGACTCCTACGGGAGGCAGCAGTGGGGAATATTGCGCAATGGGGGCAACCCTGACGCAGCCATGCCGCGTGAATGAAGAAGGCCTTCGGGTTGTAAAGTTCTTTCGGTAGCGAGGAAGGCATTTAGTTTAATAAACTAGGTGATTGACGTTAACTACAGAAGAAGCACCGGCTAACTCCGTGCCAGCAGCCGCGGTAATACGGAGGGTGCGAGCGTTAATCGGAATAACTGGGCGTAAAGGGCACGCAGGCGGTGACTTAAGTGAGGTGTGAAAGCCCCGGGCTTAACCTGGGAATTGCATTTCATACTGGGTCGCTAGAGTACTTTAGGGAGGGGTAGAATTCCACGTGTAGCGGTGAAATGCGTAGAGATGTGGAGGAATACCGAAGGCGAAGGCAGCCCCTTGGGAATGTACTGACGCTCATGTGCGAAAGCGTGGGGAGCAAACAGGATTAGATACCCTGGTAGTCCACGCTGTAAACGATGTCGATTTGGGGGTTGAGCTTTGAGCTTGGCGCCCGTAGCTAACGTGATAAATCGACCGCCTGGGGAGTACGGCCGCAAGGTTAAAACTCAAATGAATTGACGGGGGCCCGCACAAGCGGTGGAGCATGTGGTTTAATTCGATGCAACGCGAAGAACCTTACCTACTCTTGACATCCAGAGAACTTTCCAGAGATGGATTGGTGCCTTCGGGAACTCTGAGACAGGTGCTGCATGGCTGTCGTCAGCTCGTGTTGTGAAATGTTGGGTTAAGTCCCGCAACGAGCGCAACCCTTATCCTTTGTTGCCAGCGATTCGGTCGGGAACTCAAAGGAGACTGCCGGTGATAAACCGGAGGAAGGTGGGGATGACGTCAAGTCATCATGGCCCTTACGAGTAGGGCTACACACGTGCTACAATGGCGTATACAGAGGGAAGCGAGAGTGCGAGCTGGAGCGAATCTCACAAAGTACGTCTAAGTCCGGATTGGAGTCTGCAACTCGACTCCATGAAGTCGGAATCGCTAGTAATCGCAAATCAGAATGTTGCGGTGAATACGTTCCCGGGCCTTGTACACACCGCCCGTCACACCATGGGAGTGGGTTGTACCAGAAGTAGATAGCTTAACCTTCGGGGGGGCGTTTACCACGGTATGATTCATGACTGGGGTGAAGTCGTAACAAGGTAACCGTAGGGGAACCTGCGGTTGGATCACCTCCTTACCAAAAACGAGAGACAATAAGTGTCCACACAGATTGATTGATATATTGTAGAAAATGAATGAAGAGAGAAAAGTGCGTAAGCAAAATGTAAGATAGAGTATCTTTATTTGTTGTCCCCATCGTCTAGAGGCCTAGGACATCGCCCTTTCACGGCGGTAACCGGGGTTCGAATCCCCGTGGGGACGCCAAATAAAGATAACTTTATTATCTTCTGTTCTTTAACAACCAGGAAACAAGCTGAAAAACTGAAGAGACTTTCAAGTCCTTTTAAAGGATAAGAAAAAGTCTGAGTAAGAAAAAAATCTTGATTGAACAAAAGCAATCAAGTGTTTAGTTGAAAACACAACATCAAGAATTTTTGAGGTTGTATAGTTAAGTGACTAAGCGTACAAGGTGGATGCCTTGGCAATCAGAGGCGACGAAGGACGTGCTAATCTGCGAAAAGCTTGGATGAGTCGATAAGAGGCGTTTAATCCAAGATGTCCGAATGGGGAAACCCAGTAGATGAAGAATCTACTATCACTTACTGAATCCATAGGTAAGTGAGGCAAACCGGGAGAACTGAAACATCTAAGTACCCCGAGGAAAAGAAATCAACCGAGATTTCGTTAGTAGCGGCGAGCGAACGCGAAGGAGCCTGTTAGTGATAATGACAGAGACAGAGGAACAAGCTGGGAAGCTTGGCGATACAGGGTGATAGCCCCGTACTCGAAGTCCAGGTCATGGTACTAAGCTAACGACAAGTAGGGCGGGACACGTGATATCCTGTTTGAAGATGGGGGGACCATCCTCCAAGGCTAAATACTCCTGATTGACCGATAGTGAACCAGTACTGTGAAGGAAAGGCGAAAAGAACCCCGGTGAGGGGAGTGAAATAGAACCTGAAACCTTGTACGTACAAGCAGTGGGAGCCCTTTAAGGGTGACTGCGTACCTTTTGTATAATGGGTCAGCGACTTATATTTTGTAGCGAGGTTAACCGAATAGGGGAGCCGAAGGGAAACCGAGTCTTAACTGGGCGAATAGTTGCAAGGTATAGACCCGAAACCCGGTGATCTAGCCATGGGCAGGTTGAAGGTTGGGTAACACTAACTGGAGGACCGAACCGACTAATGTTGAAAAATTAGCGGATGACTTGTGGCTGGGGGTGAAAGGCCAATCAAACCGGGAGATAGCTGGTTCTCCCCGAAATCTATTTAGGTAGAGCCTTGAGCGGACACCTTCGGGGGTAGAGCACTGTTTCGGCTAGGGGTCCATCCCGGATTACCAACCCGATGCAAACTACGAATACCGAAGAGTGATACTCAGGAGACACACGGCGGGTGCTAACGTCCGTCGTGGAGAGGGAAACAACCCAGACCGCCAGCTAAGGTCCCAAAGTCTATATTAAGTGGGAAACGAAGTGGGAAGGCTTAGACAGCTAGGATGTTGGCTTAGAAGCAGCCATCATTTAAAGAAAGCGTAATAGCTCACTAGTCGAGTCGGCCTGCGCGGAAGATGTAACGGGGCTCAAATATAGCACCGAAGCTGCGGCATCAGTAGCAATACTGTTGGGTAGGGGAGCGTTCTGTAAGCGGATGAAGGTGAATCGAGAGGTTTGCTGGACGTATCAGAAGTGCGAATGCTGACATAAGTAACGATAAAACGGGTGAAAAACCCGTTCGCCGGAAGACCAAGGGTTCCTGTCCAACGTTAATCGGGGCAGGGTGAGTCGGCCCCTAAGGCGAGGCTGAAAAGCGTAGTCGATGGGAAACGGGTTAATATTCCCGTACTTGGATAAACTGCGATGTGGGGACGGAGTAGGTTAGGTTATCGCACTGTTGGATATGTGCGTTTAAGTTGGTAGGTGTGAAGTTTAGGCAAATCCGGACTTCTTTAACACCGAGAGATGATGACGAGGCTCTACGGAGCTGAAGTAACCGATACCACACTTCCAGGAAAAGCCACTAAGCTTCAGGTTTATCTAAACCGTACTGAAAACCGACACAGGTGGTCAGGTAGAGAATACTCAGGCGCTTGAGAGAACTCGGGTGAAGGAACTAGGCAAAATAGCACCGTAACTTCGGGAGAAGGTGCGCCGGCGTAGATTGTAGTCCCTAGCGGGCGAAGGTTGAACCGGTCGAAGAT
The sequence above is a segment of the Haemophilus parainfluenzae genome. Coding sequences within it:
- the gmhB gene encoding D-glycero-beta-D-manno-heptose 1,7-bisphosphate 7-phosphatase gives rise to the protein MKKAVFLDRDGTLNIDHGYVHKIDDFQFIEGSIDALKELKEMGYLLVLVTNQSGIARGYFSEDQFLQLTEWMDWSLADRGVDLDGIYYCPHHPEGKGEYKEDCACRKPKSGMLLEAIKALKIDPAQSIMVGDKIEDLKAGMGAKVKTNILVRTGKPITEEGENLADYVLDSIADLPRIAKRLIK